The Streptomyces sp. NBC_01463 DNA window GTGTGGTGTTCCGCCCTGCCGGGACGACGATGGCGAAGCCCAGGTCCGACTCGACGACGGTCTGGGCCAGTTGCGGGGCCTCGGCGTCGGTGAAGGCGGTGGTGAAGGCGCGGGCCGCGGCATGCAGGGTGGCCGTCATCGCGGCGACGCGTTCGCCGGACGCCCGGTCGAGGCCGGGCGAGGCGCCCTCGACGAGACCGTCGCCCGTGGCGACCACGGCGTGCTGGACTCCGGGCAGTTCCAGCAGCGGGGTCAGCACCCATGCGAGGTCACCGGTGGTGGGGCTGGGGGCGCTCACTTCTCGTCGTCTCCTTGGTCGTCCTGGTCTCCCAGGTGGTCGTG harbors:
- a CDS encoding roadblock/LC7 domain-containing protein, whose protein sequence is MSAPSPTTGDLAWVLTPLLELPGVQHAVVATGDGLVEGASPGLDRASGERVAAMTATLHAAARAFTTAFTDAEAPQLAQTVVESDLGFAIVVPAGRNTTLALFAEPGAKLGDIAYQMQVQVTALTRAMHAPTRQPDTAARP